The Moraxella osloensis genome contains a region encoding:
- the queC gene encoding 7-cyano-7-deazaguanine synthase QueC produces MSTSTTPQNAVVLLSGGLDSVTCLYWAKANYANVTAVSFNYGQRHNSELNAAKKIAATAQVNHRIIDIDLAQLGGSALTDASLVVPDAKQTDFSDNQHNDSIPITYVPARNTIFLSYALALAEVTQSNAIVIGVNAVDYSGYPDCRPEYIEAFEKMANLATKAGVMGNHLQIATPLLHLSKAAIIKLGVSLGVDYALTVSCYRADSEGRACGHCDSCYLRQQGFLQAEIDDPTIYQ; encoded by the coding sequence ATGAGTACATCAACCACACCACAAAACGCTGTCGTCTTACTCTCAGGTGGGCTAGATTCCGTGACTTGCCTTTACTGGGCAAAAGCCAATTATGCCAACGTCACAGCGGTAAGCTTTAACTACGGTCAGCGCCACAATAGCGAACTTAATGCCGCCAAAAAAATTGCCGCGACTGCCCAAGTCAACCACCGTATTATTGATATTGATTTGGCACAGTTAGGTGGCTCGGCGTTGACCGATGCTTCGCTGGTGGTACCCGATGCCAAACAAACAGATTTTAGCGATAATCAGCATAATGACAGCATTCCAATCACCTATGTACCCGCGCGTAATACCATCTTTTTGTCGTATGCGCTGGCATTGGCAGAGGTAACGCAGTCCAATGCCATTGTGATTGGCGTCAATGCAGTGGATTACTCAGGCTATCCTGACTGCCGTCCTGAATATATTGAAGCCTTTGAAAAAATGGCAAATCTCGCTACCAAAGCCGGTGTGATGGGCAATCATCTCCAAATTGCAACGCCATTGTTGCATTTAAGTAAAGCAGCAATCATTAAGCTTGGGGTATCGCTGGGGGTTGATTATGCATTAACCGTGTCATGCTACCGCGCAGATAGCGAAGGACGCGCCTGCGGACACTGCGATAGCTGTTATCTACGTCAGCAAGGTTTTTTACAAGCTGAAATAGATGACCCGACTATTTATCAGTAA
- the rlmKL gene encoding bifunctional 23S rRNA (guanine(2069)-N(7))-methyltransferase RlmK/23S rRNA (guanine(2445)-N(2))-methyltransferase RlmL, whose product MTDSNTTPVGQTFHIVITCADGLEIPLQTELASFGIDTQIERTGRLMATLTLAQIYQVCLWSRVASRVLLPLGKKNINPEYDIAEQLYTFAKTVKWTQLFDLEQTFAIRLTLDKRVQANQQFTMLRVKDAIADQFNEQFGRRPNVDKNPDFGIVATVGDKQAELYLDLSGTSLHRRGYRAAMTEAPLKENLAAALLYSVNFHTTQFDSIVDPMCGSGTLIIEALLMSADYAVGLDKADSQFGFYAWQHHDTALWEAMVQDAQTRFHHRLNAMANGEMPAVFAFDMDSGAVRATHKNLIAAGLTPIINRITLQQRSLATLNLALEKQVNGWVNPLFITNPPYGERLGEEELIKPLYQGLGKKLQALFADSPAKVTLGVLAAKVEQADVLPLAEPKTLRCHNGAITVYFRYGELLKSKDTPLITRFEKREIAVEEGQDFVNRLQKNLANLRKLAHKQAVTNLRVYDADLPDFKVAVDVYGEFVHVQEYAAPKSIPLETAKKRFNLALHGVREALQVNREQVFIKTRARQSGNEQYEKKASSGKFHVVSEPTANNQRAYFLVNFSDYLDTGLFLDHRSIRKIIAENARGKTVLNLFAYTCTASVHAALGGAKAVTSVDLSQNYLDWGRKNFALNGLPDLPSYQFIAQDIFEWIKSNTEQYDVIFIDPPTFSNSKKFQGTFDVQRDHVPLINRAMNRLSSEGVLYFSNNFTKFVLDDEINNRYHVEEMTNQTIGFDFDSKRPIHQSWAIRHK is encoded by the coding sequence ATGACAGACAGCAATACAACGCCCGTTGGGCAAACTTTTCACATTGTCATCACTTGTGCCGATGGGCTAGAGATTCCCCTGCAAACTGAGCTGGCAAGCTTTGGTATAGATACACAAATTGAGCGCACGGGTCGGCTGATGGCGACATTGACGTTAGCGCAGATTTATCAAGTTTGTCTATGGTCTCGTGTGGCATCGCGGGTATTGTTACCACTGGGCAAAAAGAACATCAATCCCGAGTACGATATTGCAGAACAGCTCTATACCTTTGCCAAAACTGTCAAATGGACTCAGCTATTTGATTTGGAACAAACCTTTGCAATTCGTTTAACCCTAGATAAGCGCGTACAAGCCAACCAGCAATTCACCATGCTGCGCGTTAAAGATGCGATTGCCGACCAATTTAACGAGCAGTTCGGTCGTCGCCCCAATGTCGATAAAAACCCCGATTTTGGCATTGTCGCTACGGTGGGTGACAAACAAGCTGAATTGTATTTAGACTTATCAGGTACCAGTTTGCACCGCCGTGGTTATCGTGCTGCGATGACTGAAGCGCCACTCAAAGAAAACTTGGCTGCTGCCCTACTCTATAGCGTGAATTTTCACACCACCCAATTTGACAGTATTGTCGACCCGATGTGCGGCTCAGGCACGCTGATTATTGAAGCCTTGCTGATGAGCGCAGATTATGCCGTAGGACTGGATAAAGCCGATAGCCAATTTGGGTTTTATGCATGGCAACATCATGATACTGCCCTTTGGGAGGCTATGGTGCAAGACGCGCAAACCCGTTTTCATCATCGCCTAAATGCCATGGCAAATGGTGAGATGCCCGCGGTATTTGCTTTTGATATGGACTCAGGCGCGGTTCGAGCCACGCATAAAAATTTAATCGCCGCAGGTTTGACGCCTATCATCAACCGTATTACCTTGCAGCAGCGCTCACTGGCGACCCTTAATTTGGCACTAGAAAAACAAGTCAATGGCTGGGTCAATCCCCTGTTTATCACCAACCCACCGTATGGTGAGCGTCTGGGTGAGGAAGAATTGATTAAACCCTTGTATCAAGGCTTGGGTAAAAAATTACAAGCCCTGTTTGCAGATAGCCCTGCCAAAGTGACTTTGGGTGTCCTCGCTGCCAAAGTTGAACAAGCCGACGTACTACCCCTTGCCGAGCCAAAAACCCTGCGCTGTCACAATGGCGCTATCACCGTTTATTTTCGTTATGGTGAGTTGTTAAAGAGTAAAGACACACCGTTGATTACGCGCTTTGAAAAGCGTGAAATCGCTGTAGAAGAAGGTCAAGATTTTGTCAATCGACTACAAAAAAATCTTGCCAATCTGCGTAAGCTGGCTCACAAACAAGCCGTGACCAATCTGCGGGTGTATGATGCCGACTTACCTGATTTTAAAGTGGCGGTGGATGTGTATGGCGAATTTGTGCATGTGCAAGAATATGCTGCCCCCAAGTCAATCCCGTTAGAGACCGCCAAAAAACGCTTTAATCTAGCGCTGCATGGCGTGCGTGAAGCCTTACAAGTGAACCGTGAGCAAGTGTTTATCAAAACCCGCGCCCGCCAATCCGGCAATGAGCAGTATGAGAAAAAAGCCAGTTCGGGTAAGTTCCATGTGGTCAGCGAGCCAACCGCCAACAACCAACGGGCGTATTTTTTGGTGAACTTTAGCGATTATTTGGATACAGGGCTATTTCTTGACCATCGCAGCATCCGAAAAATTATTGCAGAAAACGCACGTGGTAAAACAGTGCTTAATCTGTTTGCTTATACTTGTACCGCCAGTGTGCATGCGGCATTGGGCGGTGCAAAAGCGGTGACATCGGTGGATTTATCACAAAACTATCTGGATTGGGGACGCAAAAATTTTGCCCTAAACGGCTTGCCAGATTTGCCAAGCTACCAGTTTATTGCCCAAGATATTTTTGAATGGATTAAAAGCAATACTGAGCAGTACGATGTGATTTTTATCGATCCGCCGACTTTTTCTAATTCCAAAAAATTTCAAGGTACTTTTGATGTGCAGCGCGACCACGTACCACTCATCAACCGTGCCATGAATCGCTTATCCTCTGAAGGCGTGTTGTATTTTTCCAATAACTTTACCAAGTTTGTGCTCGATGATGAAATCAACAACCGCTATCACGTTGAAGAAATGACCAACCAAACCATCGGCTTTGATTTTGATAGTAAACGCCCTATTCACCAGTCGTGGGCGATTCGCCACAAATAA
- a CDS encoding DNA/RNA non-specific endonuclease, with protein sequence MIVQTHLISHTAILSAISVGLLYLAGCSVTPSAAKPDSNTVTIHTTIPATQANPDTQTLTTRPLDKALQKCASEFLDKTQPTMTAKLSQKTYPLCFNGFAVMYSGVTKTPIWVAEHLTRQRIAAAKTLVREGNFHEETRLPTEVRSLLSDYTNTGFDRGHLAPNADMANPDSQFDSFSLANIAPQTPDHNRKTWVKIETQTRNLTDQYGSAYVVTGVAFLTPEVKRLKNRVLVPSHFFKAVYLPSQQQALAFFSPNDDSGTVEKISLSTLKKRTGVNAFPSLPSNVATIAP encoded by the coding sequence ATGATAGTTCAAACCCATTTGATTAGCCATACTGCCATCTTATCAGCCATAAGCGTTGGCTTGCTGTATCTGGCAGGTTGTAGTGTTACGCCCTCGGCCGCCAAGCCCGATAGCAATACTGTTACTATTCACACTACTATTCCTGCCACCCAAGCGAACCCAGATACCCAAACACTCACCACGCGTCCGCTAGACAAGGCACTACAAAAATGCGCCAGCGAGTTTTTGGATAAAACCCAGCCGACAATGACTGCCAAGCTGTCGCAAAAAACCTACCCACTGTGCTTTAATGGCTTTGCGGTGATGTATTCGGGGGTCACCAAAACCCCGATTTGGGTCGCTGAGCATTTGACGCGACAACGAATAGCGGCTGCCAAAACCTTGGTGAGAGAGGGTAACTTTCATGAAGAAACTCGCCTGCCAACCGAGGTGCGTAGTCTATTGAGCGATTATACCAATACCGGATTTGACAGAGGGCATTTAGCGCCCAATGCGGATATGGCAAACCCGGACTCACAATTTGATAGTTTTAGTTTAGCCAATATTGCCCCACAAACGCCTGACCACAACCGGAAAACTTGGGTAAAAATTGAAACACAAACTCGCAACTTGACCGACCAATACGGCTCAGCTTATGTAGTGACAGGGGTGGCGTTCTTAACACCGGAAGTCAAACGGCTAAAAAATCGCGTGTTGGTACCCTCGCATTTTTTTAAAGCGGTATATTTGCCATCACAACAGCAAGCGCTGGCATTTTTTAGCCCGAATGATGATAGCGGAACCGTTGAAAAAATTAGCCTAAGCACACTTAAAAAACGCACCGGAGTCAATGCGTTTCCCAGTCTACCGAGCAATGTAGCGACTATTGCACCATAA
- the tnpA gene encoding IS200/IS605 family transposase: MSNDLRIGRHVVYNLHVHLVFVAKYRKKVFTKEILDDMQVIFEKVCSKFEAQLVEFDGESDHVHLLVVYPPKVAISSLVNSLKGVSSRLLRKKEYPSIKEQLWGEALWSPSYFAGSCGGAPIEIIRQYIEQQNTPH; the protein is encoded by the coding sequence ATGTCAAACGATTTAAGAATTGGTAGGCACGTTGTTTACAATCTTCATGTGCATTTGGTCTTTGTGGCTAAATACCGCAAAAAAGTATTCACTAAAGAGATTTTAGACGACATGCAGGTTATCTTTGAGAAAGTTTGTTCAAAGTTTGAGGCGCAACTAGTAGAGTTTGACGGTGAAAGTGACCATGTGCATTTACTGGTGGTTTATCCGCCCAAAGTGGCTATTTCTAGTTTGGTGAATAGCTTGAAAGGCGTGTCTAGTCGGTTATTGCGTAAAAAAGAATATCCGTCTATTAAAGAGCAGTTATGGGGAGAAGCGTTGTGGTCGCCTAGTTATTTTGCAGGTAGTTGTGGCGGTGCTCCAATTGAAATTATACGCCAGTACATTGAACAGCAAAATACACCGCACTAA
- a CDS encoding mechanosensitive ion channel family protein, whose protein sequence is MSVDQFFKNIYHDLYYDVYKAVGGSLEDEAVNWPLYLSKLASTGIKIMVLLVILGVVYRLSLLLINSARFIAKDSKYSQSLRLIARLMWLFSSLLAVMSQLNFEPETVKATAKAGIWSVIFYMAWYNLGYLMQKMLKNYGLNASIEQLLHNLLSMLIIVLWIASVMSQFGFDIVSVVAGLGIAGIAVGFAAQATLANFIAGITILIEQSFQVGDWVSINDKEGKVVQIALRTTQILTRDNITVIFPNSTVASAEVINLTAKNLIRFDIEVRIALEADIKSARAIILDILANTKEVLERPAPTATVDKIGDFGVFFIVRFWVNPPHVSRMPFIKENLREQIKVALDDAGIATPYPHMQLLMPSAMPSEAAPSVKTSP, encoded by the coding sequence ATGTCCGTGGACCAATTTTTTAAAAATATCTATCACGACTTGTATTATGACGTCTATAAAGCAGTCGGTGGTTCGCTCGAAGACGAAGCGGTTAATTGGCCGCTGTATCTCTCCAAACTTGCCAGTACAGGCATCAAAATTATGGTACTGTTGGTAATTTTGGGCGTGGTATATCGGCTAAGTTTATTGCTTATCAATTCTGCCCGTTTTATCGCCAAAGACAGTAAATACAGCCAATCGCTAAGGCTCATCGCACGGTTGATGTGGTTATTTTCAAGTTTGCTTGCGGTGATGAGTCAGCTTAATTTTGAACCTGAAACAGTCAAAGCCACTGCCAAAGCCGGTATTTGGTCAGTGATTTTTTATATGGCGTGGTACAACCTTGGTTATTTGATGCAAAAAATGCTCAAAAATTATGGGCTAAACGCGTCGATTGAACAACTACTGCATAATTTGTTGTCCATGCTCATCATCGTATTGTGGATTGCCTCGGTGATGTCGCAGTTTGGTTTTGATATTGTGTCTGTGGTCGCAGGTCTTGGGATTGCGGGTATCGCAGTGGGTTTTGCGGCACAAGCCACACTTGCCAACTTTATTGCTGGTATCACCATTTTGATTGAGCAGTCGTTTCAAGTCGGTGATTGGGTCAGCATTAATGATAAAGAAGGCAAAGTGGTGCAAATCGCCCTGCGTACTACCCAAATTTTGACCCGTGATAATATCACCGTGATTTTCCCCAATTCAACCGTTGCCTCAGCCGAAGTCATTAATTTAACTGCCAAAAATCTGATTCGTTTTGATATTGAGGTGCGTATCGCGTTAGAAGCTGATATTAAAAGCGCTCGCGCTATCATTCTTGATATTTTAGCCAACACCAAAGAGGTATTAGAGCGTCCTGCGCCCACAGCGACAGTGGATAAAATTGGCGATTTTGGGGTGTTTTTTATCGTGCGGTTTTGGGTCAATCCGCCACACGTGTCTCGAATGCCATTTATCAAAGAAAATCTACGCGAACAAATCAAAGTAGCACTCGATGATGCCGGCATTGCCACACCTTACCCTCATATGCAGCTTTTAATGCCAAGCGCAATGCCAAGCGAAGCAGCCCCATCGGTAAAAACTTCTCCATAA
- a CDS encoding peroxiredoxin, whose amino-acid sequence MTQLPNFLVTTVEADTSRHTTAQPQFIQRQINLQDYAKQSDKGLIVYFYPKDNSSGCSVQAQDFSQHLTQLQQLGYQVIGVSRDSVKSHEKFITNKQITFPLVSDTDEQLCQYFGIIAEKKLYGKVSLGVVRSTLIFDNTGKLVYEMRNVRAKGHMDKLLAVLPTL is encoded by the coding sequence ATGACTCAACTACCCAATTTTTTGGTCACGACGGTTGAAGCGGATACCAGCCGTCATACCACAGCGCAGCCACAATTTATCCAGCGTCAAATCAACCTGCAAGACTACGCAAAGCAGTCAGATAAAGGTTTGATTGTGTATTTTTATCCAAAAGACAACTCGTCAGGCTGTAGTGTGCAAGCGCAAGATTTTAGCCAGCATTTGACCCAATTGCAGCAGCTTGGCTACCAAGTGATTGGCGTATCAAGAGACAGTGTCAAAAGCCATGAAAAATTTATCACCAACAAACAAATTACTTTCCCGCTTGTCAGTGATACCGATGAACAGCTTTGCCAATATTTTGGCATTATTGCCGAAAAAAAACTGTATGGCAAAGTCAGCCTTGGCGTGGTGCGCTCAACGTTAATTTTCGACAACACAGGCAAGCTGGTTTATGAGATGCGCAATGTCCGCGCCAAGGGGCATATGGATAAATTACTTGCCGTATTGCCCACCCTTTAA
- a CDS encoding peroxiredoxin, whose translation MAQLRIDDTAPNFDAQTTEGNINFYDWQGDNWVVLFSHPADFTPVCTTELGRTASLGDEFKKRHVKPIALSVDSVEDHKAWAGDISETQGCEVNFPIIADADKKVSEAYDMIHPNASTTHTVRSVFIIDPQHKLRLTFTYPAAVGRNFNEILRVIDALQLSDNYGIATPVEWQDGDDVIIPPSVKNEEIAAKFPKGHKEIKPYLRTTPQPNK comes from the coding sequence ATGGCACAATTACGAATTGACGACACGGCACCAAATTTTGACGCACAAACCACCGAAGGCAACATCAATTTTTACGATTGGCAAGGTGATAACTGGGTGGTTTTATTCTCACATCCGGCAGACTTTACCCCAGTTTGTACCACGGAGTTAGGACGCACGGCATCATTGGGTGATGAATTCAAAAAGCGCCATGTCAAACCGATCGCATTATCAGTCGATAGCGTCGAAGATCACAAAGCTTGGGCAGGCGATATCTCAGAAACCCAAGGCTGCGAGGTGAATTTCCCCATCATTGCAGACGCCGATAAAAAAGTATCGGAAGCTTACGACATGATTCACCCAAACGCGTCAACCACGCACACGGTTCGCAGCGTATTTATTATCGATCCACAGCATAAACTGCGGTTAACTTTCACTTACCCCGCCGCTGTGGGTCGTAACTTCAATGAAATTTTACGGGTGATTGATGCCTTGCAATTGTCAGATAATTATGGCATTGCAACCCCAGTTGAGTGGCAAGACGGGGACGATGTGATTATCCCGCCGAGCGTCAAAAATGAAGAAATCGCGGCGAAATTCCCAAAAGGTCATAAAGAAATCAAGCCTTATCTGCGCACCACGCCACAACCGAATAAATAA
- a CDS encoding META domain-containing protein, producing MINNRVVKGGFKTSALLMLALTGCQTVNTNLSAPIERVPYVQLPIFIGSTPTTNSLQSYDWQLNNINSTDPITWNGSYLQTQNGKVTLNFNQNHITYNVGCNQLSNQYSLSKNTMQPIGIGISTLMGCGELQAPEQWLAKQMQSPSELQIMETQVDAVLWQTTADGSWLQWVGKLKPEVKYGKGETVFLEVKPKWQYCDKVTDRKCLEVRDINYDAQGLKTAVGQWYLLDAPIMGYRHDESAQRVLRLTRYRTPPTDTKGYGNLYQLDSVIETKTLAK from the coding sequence ATGATAAACAATCGAGTGGTTAAAGGTGGCTTTAAAACCAGCGCATTGCTCATGCTTGCCCTGACGGGTTGCCAAACGGTGAATACTAACCTATCAGCACCTATTGAAAGAGTGCCGTACGTGCAGCTGCCCATCTTTATCGGCTCTACCCCCACCACTAATTCTTTACAGAGTTATGATTGGCAGCTTAACAATATCAATAGCACAGATCCGATTACGTGGAATGGTTCATACTTGCAAACACAGAATGGCAAAGTCACGCTAAACTTTAACCAAAATCACATAACCTATAATGTAGGCTGTAACCAATTATCAAATCAATATAGCCTAAGCAAAAATACCATGCAACCCATCGGTATAGGTATTAGTACTTTAATGGGTTGTGGTGAATTGCAAGCACCGGAACAATGGCTTGCTAAACAGATGCAAAGCCCAAGTGAACTACAAATAATGGAAACTCAAGTAGATGCAGTATTGTGGCAAACCACGGCTGATGGTAGCTGGCTTCAGTGGGTAGGTAAATTAAAGCCTGAAGTAAAATACGGCAAAGGGGAAACCGTATTTTTGGAGGTCAAGCCCAAATGGCAGTATTGCGATAAGGTAACGGATAGAAAATGCCTAGAAGTGCGTGACATCAATTATGACGCTCAGGGATTAAAGACAGCGGTGGGTCAATGGTATCTTCTCGATGCGCCTATCATGGGTTATCGTCATGACGAAAGCGCACAGCGGGTTTTACGCTTGACTCGCTATCGCACACCGCCCACCGATACCAAAGGCTATGGCAACCTTTATCAGCTTGATAGTGTGATTGAAACCAAGACTCTGGCAAAATAA
- the dusB gene encoding tRNA dihydrouridine synthase DusB, which produces MCNHPLLTPLNIGDQTIANRIIVAPMAGVTDKPFRMLAKSFGAGHAVSEMMTSDATLFAHHKTLYRANFDGEIAPISAQIAGSDPEKIAEAARYQVANGAQIVDINMGCPAKKVCKKLAGSALLKDEDLVKRLLDATVNAVDVPVTLKTRLGYANGEENILRVAQMAEAAGIAMIVIHGRTREDKYLGSARYELIKEVKNLLTIPVIVNGDIDSPQKAKQVYEQTGADGIMIGRAGQGQPWIFRDIAHYLETGEILPSPTMDELKEIVLSHLQEIYAFYGEYSGCRIARKHIAWYTSGIANSNAFRQAMYEEDTTAGQFNVVAQFLKTAEFD; this is translated from the coding sequence ATGTGCAACCATCCATTGCTCACTCCCCTCAATATCGGCGACCAGACCATCGCCAACCGCATCATCGTTGCGCCGATGGCAGGCGTCACTGACAAGCCTTTTCGCATGCTAGCTAAGTCCTTTGGCGCAGGGCATGCCGTGTCGGAGATGATGACGTCTGATGCCACTTTGTTTGCCCATCACAAAACGCTGTATCGTGCCAATTTTGATGGTGAAATCGCGCCTATTTCTGCGCAAATCGCTGGCTCAGACCCAGAAAAAATCGCCGAAGCGGCTCGCTATCAAGTTGCCAATGGGGCGCAAATTGTCGATATCAATATGGGTTGTCCTGCAAAAAAAGTTTGCAAAAAGCTTGCCGGTTCAGCACTACTCAAAGATGAAGACTTGGTCAAGCGACTATTGGATGCCACGGTCAATGCCGTGGATGTGCCAGTCACGCTAAAAACCCGTCTAGGCTATGCCAATGGCGAAGAAAATATTTTACGTGTCGCACAAATGGCAGAAGCGGCAGGTATCGCCATGATTGTGATACATGGACGCACCCGCGAAGATAAATATCTGGGTAGCGCTCGCTATGAGTTAATTAAAGAGGTTAAAAATCTTCTCACCATTCCTGTTATCGTCAATGGGGATATCGACAGCCCGCAAAAAGCCAAACAAGTATATGAACAAACAGGCGCCGATGGCATTATGATTGGGCGGGCAGGGCAAGGGCAGCCTTGGATTTTTCGCGACATTGCGCATTACCTAGAAACTGGTGAAATCTTGCCCAGTCCAACGATGGATGAGTTAAAGGAGATTGTATTAAGCCATTTGCAAGAGATTTATGCGTTTTATGGTGAATACTCGGGGTGTCGTATCGCTCGTAAACATATTGCTTGGTATACCTCAGGCATTGCCAATTCCAATGCGTTTCGCCAAGCCATGTATGAAGAAGATACCACCGCTGGGCAGTTTAACGTGGTCGCGCAGTTTTTAAAGACCGCGGAATTTGATTAA
- a CDS encoding RNA-guided endonuclease InsQ/TnpB family protein, with protein MKTLKLRIRDKHTDQLNRLSGSVNFVWNYVNDLSYKHLQKTGKFFSAYDLNEYTKGSGELLGLHSQTIQAINETHAKARKQFKKAKLSWRTNNPTSKRKSLGWLPFKQSAIKHIATHQTGKKGLKSTLQLSLAKGQKLIIDLWDSYNLSLYQINTCELVQDSRNRWYACITVKDYPKQSCGTGSIGIDLGLKDSATTSKGNKLQIKQTLKYAKALATAQRAKNKQRVKAIHAKIKNTRQDLIHKFTTQLVKDNALIVVGDVRTTQFNSKKGKLAKSVYDAGWFEMKRQLTYKCENAGCRFEIVNERYTTQRCSCCGEITANSPKGRKSLGIREWICASCGTRHDRDINASKNILAVGLNRLVEGIPLL; from the coding sequence ATGAAAACACTCAAGCTACGCATACGAGATAAACACACAGACCAATTAAACCGCCTAAGCGGTTCGGTCAATTTCGTGTGGAATTATGTCAATGATTTGAGTTACAAGCACCTACAAAAAACTGGCAAATTCTTTAGTGCTTATGACTTGAACGAATACACCAAAGGTAGTGGTGAGTTACTAGGCTTGCATAGTCAGACTATTCAGGCAATCAATGAAACCCATGCCAAAGCTAGAAAACAATTCAAAAAAGCTAAGTTATCATGGCGAACCAACAACCCAACATCAAAGCGTAAAAGCTTGGGTTGGCTACCATTTAAACAATCTGCCATTAAGCATATTGCCACGCACCAAACAGGCAAAAAGGGCTTAAAATCTACCTTACAACTATCTTTAGCCAAAGGGCAGAAACTAATCATCGACCTATGGGACAGCTACAACCTTAGCCTATATCAAATTAACACTTGTGAGTTAGTCCAAGACAGCCGTAACCGTTGGTATGCTTGTATCACCGTCAAAGACTACCCCAAACAATCATGCGGTACAGGTAGCATTGGCATTGACTTAGGCTTAAAAGACAGTGCTACCACCTCAAAAGGCAATAAATTACAAATCAAACAAACGCTCAAATATGCCAAAGCATTAGCCACCGCCCAACGTGCCAAAAACAAACAGCGTGTCAAGGCAATCCATGCCAAAATCAAAAACACACGCCAAGACCTAATCCACAAATTCACCACCCAATTAGTCAAAGACAATGCCCTAATCGTGGTAGGTGATGTTAGAACTACCCAATTTAACAGTAAAAAAGGCAAACTAGCCAAAAGCGTCTATGATGCAGGTTGGTTTGAAATGAAACGACAACTGACCTATAAATGCGAGAACGCAGGTTGCCGTTTTGAAATCGTGAATGAGAGATACACGACCCAGCGATGTTCGTGTTGCGGTGAAATCACCGCCAATAGTCCGAAAGGTAGAAAATCGCTTGGAATAAGAGAATGGATATGTGCTTCGTGTGGCACACGGCATGATAGAGATATTAACGCCAGTAAGAACATTCTTGCGGTTGGGCTTAACCGTCTTGTAGAAGGAATCCCCTTGCTTTAG